In one Betta splendens chromosome 14, fBetSpl5.4, whole genome shotgun sequence genomic region, the following are encoded:
- the rars1 gene encoding arginine--tRNA ligase, cytoplasmic isoform X1, translating into MSARVLFRPTIQYNEEAEPEMRLKVGNLFPFSQCFISHEFPQLSGKKMGDPVSDYTARLQQQEHEIQSLSAEIESLKNPQNLSSTQRLDELREENARLKYRLNILKRSLQEESARCPKSMMNINQRLQEVFGEAIRASCPELDNPPLAVTPNQQAKFGDYQCNSAMAMAQMLKAKGIKVNPREIAEKIVQNLPDNELVEKTEIAGPGFINIHLKRTFVSKLLTNLLINGVQPPPLASRKRVVVDFSSPNIAKEMHVGHLRSTIIGDSMSRLFEFLGYDVVRLNHVGDWGTQFGMLIAHLQDKFPDYLTVSPPIQDLQAFYKESKKRFDEDEDFKKRAYQCVVKLQSKEPDFIKGWNLICDVSRKEFQKVYDCLGIQIIERGESFYQEMMMEVVKELEERGLLELDEGRKLLFVPGQSIPLTVVKSDGGYTYDTSDLAALRQRIYDEKADIIIYVTDSGQGTHFQVVFAAAQLIGWYDPQVTRVEHAGFGVVLGEDKKKFKTRSGDTVRLMDLLEEGLKRSMDKLQEKERDKVLSPEELTKAQRSVAFGCVKYADLSHNRINDYVFSFDKMLDDRGNTAAYLLYAYTRIRSIARLANIDEAALRKAAETTEVLLDHDKEWKLGKCILRFPEILQKILDDLLLHTLCDYLYELATTFTEFYDSCYCVEKDRKTGEVVKVNMWRMLLCEATAAIMAQGFDILGINPVQRM; encoded by the exons ATGAGCGCGCGAGTCCTTTTCAGACCCACTATTCAATACAACGAAGAAGCAGAACCGGAAATGCGCTTGAAAGTTGGAAACTTGTTCCCATTCTCGCAGTGTTTCATCAGCCACGAGTTTCCGCAACTGTCCGGCAAAAAGATGGGCGACCCTGTGAGCGACTACACCGCCCGGCTGCAACAGCAG GAGCACGAGATTCAGAGTCTCTCTGCTGAGATCGAGAGTctgaagaacccacagaacctgAGCTCCACACAACGTCTGGATGAGCTTCGGGAGGAAAACGCCAGGCTGAAGTATCGCCTCAACATTCTGAAGAGG agtctccaggaaGAGAGCGCTCGGTGCCCTAAATCCATGATGAACATCAACCAGCGTCTTCAGGAGGTGTTTGGAGAGGCCATTCGAGCTTCTTGCCCTGAGCTGGACAACCCTCCGCTGGCCGTCACGCCGAACCAGCAGGCCAAGTTTGGAGACTACCAGTGCAACAGCGCTATGGCCATGGCCCAG ATGCTCAAAGCAAAAGGAATCAAAGTCAACCCGAGGGAAATTGCAGAGAAGATCGTCCAGAACCTTCCAGACAATGAACTTGTGGAGAAAACTGAAATCGCAGGACCAG GGTTCATCAACATCCACCTGAAGAGGACGTTTGTGTCCAAACTGTTGACTAACCTGCTGATCAACGGAGTGCAGCCTCCTCCACTGGCCTCCAGGAAGAGG GTGGTCGTGGATTTCTCTTCTCCCAACATTGCCAAAGAGATGCACGTGGGTCACCTGCGCTCCACCATCATCGGCGACAGCATGAGTCGGTTGTTTGAGTTTTTGGGCTACGACGTTGTCAG GCTGAACCACGTGGGAGACTGGGGCACGCAGTTCGGAATGCTGATCGCTCACCTGCAGGACAAGTTCCCAGACTACCTGACTGTCTCCCCACCCATCCAGGACCTGCAGGCGTTCTACAAA GAGTCGAAGAAGCGCTTTGATGAGGACGAAGACTTCAAGAAGAGAGCGTATCAGTGTGTCGTCAAGCTGCAGAGCAAAGAACCCGACTTCATCAAAGGCTGGAACCTCATCTGTGACGTGTCCAGGAAAG agtTTCAGAAGGTTTACGACTGCCTGGGCATCCAGATCATCGAGAGAGGGGAGTCGTTCTACCAGGAAATGATGATGGAGGTGGTGAAGGAGTTAGAGGAGAGAG GTCTGCTTGAGCTGGACGAAGGCCGTAAGCTCCTCTTCGTCCCGGGTCAGTCCATCCCTCTCACCGTTGTGAAGTCGGATGGTGGATACACCTACGACACGTCGGACCTCGCAGCCCTGCGTCAGCGCATCTATGATGAGAAAGCCGACATCATCATCTACGTCACAGACAGCGGGCAG GGAACTCACTTCCAAGTGgtgtttgctgcagctcagctgattGGCTGGTACGATCCTCAGGTGACCCGGGTGGAGCACGCCGGCTTTGGAGTGGTGCTGGGGGAGGACAA GAAGAAGTTCAAGACTCGGTCTGGAGACACGGTGAGGCTGatggacctgctggaggaggggcTGAAGAGGTCCATGgacaagctgcaggagaaggagcGGGACAAG GTCCTGAGTCCAGAGGAGCTGACCAAAGCCCAGAGGTCCGTCGCCTTTGGCTGCGTCAAGTACGCCGACCTGTCCCACAACCGCATCAACGACTACGTCTTCTCCTTTGACAAGATGCTGGACGACAGGGGCAACACGGCGGCGTACCTCCTCTACGCCTACACCCGCATCAG GTCCATCGCTCGTCTGGCCAACATCGATGAGGCGGCGCTGAGGAAAGCGGCGGAGACCACGGAGGTTCTCCTGGACCACGACAAGGAGTGGAAGCTGGGCAAGTGCATCCTGCGCTTTCCTGAGATCCTGCAGAAGATCCTGGAcgacctgctgctccacacgcTCTGCGACTACCTGTACGAGCTCGCCACCACCTTCACCGAGTTCTACGACAGCTGCTACTGCGTGGAGAAGGACCGCAAGACGG GTGAGGTGGTGAAGGTGAACATGTGGAGGATGCTGCTCTGCGAGGCCACGGCTGCCATCATGGCCCAAGGCTTTGACATCCTGGGCATCAACCCGGTCCAGAGGATGTGA
- the rars1 gene encoding arginine--tRNA ligase, cytoplasmic isoform X2, with the protein MMNINQRLQEVFGEAIRASCPELDNPPLAVTPNQQAKFGDYQCNSAMAMAQMLKAKGIKVNPREIAEKIVQNLPDNELVEKTEIAGPGFINIHLKRTFVSKLLTNLLINGVQPPPLASRKRVVVDFSSPNIAKEMHVGHLRSTIIGDSMSRLFEFLGYDVVRLNHVGDWGTQFGMLIAHLQDKFPDYLTVSPPIQDLQAFYKESKKRFDEDEDFKKRAYQCVVKLQSKEPDFIKGWNLICDVSRKEFQKVYDCLGIQIIERGESFYQEMMMEVVKELEERGLLELDEGRKLLFVPGQSIPLTVVKSDGGYTYDTSDLAALRQRIYDEKADIIIYVTDSGQGTHFQVVFAAAQLIGWYDPQVTRVEHAGFGVVLGEDKKKFKTRSGDTVRLMDLLEEGLKRSMDKLQEKERDKVLSPEELTKAQRSVAFGCVKYADLSHNRINDYVFSFDKMLDDRGNTAAYLLYAYTRIRSIARLANIDEAALRKAAETTEVLLDHDKEWKLGKCILRFPEILQKILDDLLLHTLCDYLYELATTFTEFYDSCYCVEKDRKTGEVVKVNMWRMLLCEATAAIMAQGFDILGINPVQRM; encoded by the exons ATGATGAACATCAACCAGCGTCTTCAGGAGGTGTTTGGAGAGGCCATTCGAGCTTCTTGCCCTGAGCTGGACAACCCTCCGCTGGCCGTCACGCCGAACCAGCAGGCCAAGTTTGGAGACTACCAGTGCAACAGCGCTATGGCCATGGCCCAG ATGCTCAAAGCAAAAGGAATCAAAGTCAACCCGAGGGAAATTGCAGAGAAGATCGTCCAGAACCTTCCAGACAATGAACTTGTGGAGAAAACTGAAATCGCAGGACCAG GGTTCATCAACATCCACCTGAAGAGGACGTTTGTGTCCAAACTGTTGACTAACCTGCTGATCAACGGAGTGCAGCCTCCTCCACTGGCCTCCAGGAAGAGG GTGGTCGTGGATTTCTCTTCTCCCAACATTGCCAAAGAGATGCACGTGGGTCACCTGCGCTCCACCATCATCGGCGACAGCATGAGTCGGTTGTTTGAGTTTTTGGGCTACGACGTTGTCAG GCTGAACCACGTGGGAGACTGGGGCACGCAGTTCGGAATGCTGATCGCTCACCTGCAGGACAAGTTCCCAGACTACCTGACTGTCTCCCCACCCATCCAGGACCTGCAGGCGTTCTACAAA GAGTCGAAGAAGCGCTTTGATGAGGACGAAGACTTCAAGAAGAGAGCGTATCAGTGTGTCGTCAAGCTGCAGAGCAAAGAACCCGACTTCATCAAAGGCTGGAACCTCATCTGTGACGTGTCCAGGAAAG agtTTCAGAAGGTTTACGACTGCCTGGGCATCCAGATCATCGAGAGAGGGGAGTCGTTCTACCAGGAAATGATGATGGAGGTGGTGAAGGAGTTAGAGGAGAGAG GTCTGCTTGAGCTGGACGAAGGCCGTAAGCTCCTCTTCGTCCCGGGTCAGTCCATCCCTCTCACCGTTGTGAAGTCGGATGGTGGATACACCTACGACACGTCGGACCTCGCAGCCCTGCGTCAGCGCATCTATGATGAGAAAGCCGACATCATCATCTACGTCACAGACAGCGGGCAG GGAACTCACTTCCAAGTGgtgtttgctgcagctcagctgattGGCTGGTACGATCCTCAGGTGACCCGGGTGGAGCACGCCGGCTTTGGAGTGGTGCTGGGGGAGGACAA GAAGAAGTTCAAGACTCGGTCTGGAGACACGGTGAGGCTGatggacctgctggaggaggggcTGAAGAGGTCCATGgacaagctgcaggagaaggagcGGGACAAG GTCCTGAGTCCAGAGGAGCTGACCAAAGCCCAGAGGTCCGTCGCCTTTGGCTGCGTCAAGTACGCCGACCTGTCCCACAACCGCATCAACGACTACGTCTTCTCCTTTGACAAGATGCTGGACGACAGGGGCAACACGGCGGCGTACCTCCTCTACGCCTACACCCGCATCAG GTCCATCGCTCGTCTGGCCAACATCGATGAGGCGGCGCTGAGGAAAGCGGCGGAGACCACGGAGGTTCTCCTGGACCACGACAAGGAGTGGAAGCTGGGCAAGTGCATCCTGCGCTTTCCTGAGATCCTGCAGAAGATCCTGGAcgacctgctgctccacacgcTCTGCGACTACCTGTACGAGCTCGCCACCACCTTCACCGAGTTCTACGACAGCTGCTACTGCGTGGAGAAGGACCGCAAGACGG GTGAGGTGGTGAAGGTGAACATGTGGAGGATGCTGCTCTGCGAGGCCACGGCTGCCATCATGGCCCAAGGCTTTGACATCCTGGGCATCAACCCGGTCCAGAGGATGTGA